The DNA window TGCGTATATGAAATATTTGTCTGAAATTTGTAACAGAAATGTAAAGGATATAGATTATTTCTTTTATAAATAAAACCTAACCAGTTAATTCAATGAGTGATTTAAAAAAACAAGAGAGTGGAAGCCAGGCTACTGCTCCTGAAAATGCGCCTCGCAAGAAGCCTTACAATCTTAGAGAGAAAAAAGACAAGAAAGCAGCTTACAGATCTTTAATCAGACCTGAACTTGCTGATGAGTTGTACGACAAGATTCTGAATATTGTAGTAGTTCAGAAGAAGTACAGAGACCCTGATTATTCTGCTAAAGATTTGGCAAAAGAACTGAAAACCAATACTCGTTATCTTTCAGCTGTTGTCAATTCTCGTTTCGGAATGAATTATTCTTGCTTACTCAATGAGTACAGAGTTAAAGATGCTTTGCATATCTTAACAGACAAGAGATATGCTGATATGAATGTAGAAGAGATTAGTGCGATGGTAGGTTTCGCTAACCGCCAATCTTTCTATGCCGCTTTCTATAAGAATGTTGGTGAAACACCAAACGGATTCCGTAAGAAAAATTCAGAAAAGAAATAATTCTTTTAAGAATTGATTGTTTTTCTGTAGAAAAGGGATTACTCCAATTTTATTGGAGTATTCCCCTTTTCTTGTTTTTAAGACATTCATTAATTGAAACAACATAATATGAAAAGACAACTAATATTGATAACTATGATTGTATCATTCCTTTCGTCTTGTGGAAATCTAAAGAAAGCCACAGAGACTGATAACTTTGATTATACTGTAGAGAAATTTGCTGATTTGCAGATTCTTAGATATAAAGTTCACGGTTTTGATGAGCTTCCTTTAAAACAGAAAGAGCTAATCTATTATCTTTCTCAGGCTGCTCTTGAAGGACGTGATATATTGTTTGATCAGAATGGGAAATACAATCTGATTATCAGAAGGCTTCTGGAAGTTGCATATACAAATTATTCCGGTGACAAGAAAGATTCCAATTATGTGAATATGGAAACATATCTAAAAAGAGTATGGTTCTCTAATGGCATTCATCATCATTATGGTTGTGAAAAGTTTGTTCCCGGCTTTACCCCTGAATTCTTTAAAGGTGTTATTGAAAAGATTGATCCATCTAAATTACCTTTAGAAAAAGGACAAACAATCGTTCAGCTTTGCGATGAAATATTCCCTGTAATTTTTGATCCAAAAGTGATGCCTAAGCGTGTTAATCAGGCTGATGGAGAGGACTTGATATTAACTTCTGCCAGCAACTATTATGAAGGAGTAACTCAAGCTGAGGCTGAAGATTTTTATAATAAATTGAAAGATGCGAAAGATACTACACCTATTTCTTATGGACTAAATAGCCGCCTGGTAAAAGAGAACGGGAAAGTTTTTGAAAAAGTGTGGAAAGTTGGAGGTTTGTATTCTCCGGCATTGGAAAAGATTGTTTATTGGCTGAAAAAGGCTGAAGGTGTAACAGAAAATGATACACAAAAAGCTGTAATAACTAAACTTATAGAATACTATAATACTGGTGATCTGAAGAAATTTGATGAGTATTGCATTCAATGGGTGAAAGATTTGAATTCACATGTTGACTTTGTTAATGGTTTCACTGAAAATTATGGAGATCCGCTTGGAATGAAAGCCAGCTGGGAATCTCTTGTTAATTTCAAGGATGTGGAAGCTACCAAGAGAACAGAAACAATCAGTACCAATGCGCAGTGGTTCGAAGATCATTCTCCTGTAGATAATAAATTTAAGAAAGAAGAGGTTAAAGGTGTTTCTGCTAAAGTAATTACAGCAGCAATACTTGCCGGAGATTTATACCCGGCTACAGCAATTGGAATAAATCTTCCTAATGCAAACTGGATTCGTGCTCAGCATGGTTCTAAATCGGTGACTATTGGTAACCTGACAGATGCATATAATAAGGCTGCTCATGGAAATGGATTCTTCGAAGAATTTGCATATAGCAAAGCAGAAATTGAAATAAATGATAAGTATGCTGATATCACAAACGATCTTCATACTGATTTGCACGAATGTTTAGGTCATGGTTCCGGTAAATTGCTTCCGAGTACTGACCCAAACGCATTGAAAGCTTATGATTCAACAATCGAAGAGGCGCGTGCCGATTTATTTGGTTTGTATTATCTGCCAGATCAAAAAATGGTAGATTTAGGTATTATTCCTAGTGCAGATGCTTTCAAAGCAGAATACTATTCATTTATGATGAATGGTTTAATGACACAATTGGTTCGTATACAACTAGGAAACAATGTGGAAGAGGCTCACATGCGTAACCGTCAGCTGATAGCTCGCTGGGCATTTGAAAAGGGTGCTGCAGATAAAGTTGTTGAGTTGGTAAAGAAAGATGGCGAGACTTTTGTCCGCATCAACGATTATCAGAAACTTCGCGACTTGTTTGGACAGCTGTTGGCTGAAATTCAGAGAATAAAATCAGAAGGTGACTATGCTGCTGCCCGCAATTTGGTGGAAACTTATGCAGTAAAAGTTGATCCTGAGCTTCACAAAGAGATCTTATCACGCTACGAAAAGCTGAATCTGGCTCCTTATAAAGGATTCTTGAATCCTGTTTATGAGGTAACTACTGATAAAGATGGTAAGATTACCGACGTAAAGGTTTCTTATAATGAAGGCTATGCAGAACAGATGCTTCGTTATGGAAGAGAATATTCTTCATTACCTAATAGAAATGAATAATCATTGATGGATACTAAAGAAATAATAAAAGAAATAAAGACGCAACTCCGTTTATCGATGAACGGAGTTGCATCTCAAAGCATGCGTGAAAAAGGGCTAGCTTATAAAATTAACT is part of the uncultured Bacteroides sp. genome and encodes:
- a CDS encoding helix-turn-helix domain-containing protein, whose translation is MSDLKKQESGSQATAPENAPRKKPYNLREKKDKKAAYRSLIRPELADELYDKILNIVVVQKKYRDPDYSAKDLAKELKTNTRYLSAVVNSRFGMNYSCLLNEYRVKDALHILTDKRYADMNVEEISAMVGFANRQSFYAAFYKNVGETPNGFRKKNSEKK
- a CDS encoding dihydrofolate reductase; this encodes MKRQLILITMIVSFLSSCGNLKKATETDNFDYTVEKFADLQILRYKVHGFDELPLKQKELIYYLSQAALEGRDILFDQNGKYNLIIRRLLEVAYTNYSGDKKDSNYVNMETYLKRVWFSNGIHHHYGCEKFVPGFTPEFFKGVIEKIDPSKLPLEKGQTIVQLCDEIFPVIFDPKVMPKRVNQADGEDLILTSASNYYEGVTQAEAEDFYNKLKDAKDTTPISYGLNSRLVKENGKVFEKVWKVGGLYSPALEKIVYWLKKAEGVTENDTQKAVITKLIEYYNTGDLKKFDEYCIQWVKDLNSHVDFVNGFTENYGDPLGMKASWESLVNFKDVEATKRTETISTNAQWFEDHSPVDNKFKKEEVKGVSAKVITAAILAGDLYPATAIGINLPNANWIRAQHGSKSVTIGNLTDAYNKAAHGNGFFEEFAYSKAEIEINDKYADITNDLHTDLHECLGHGSGKLLPSTDPNALKAYDSTIEEARADLFGLYYLPDQKMVDLGIIPSADAFKAEYYSFMMNGLMTQLVRIQLGNNVEEAHMRNRQLIARWAFEKGAADKVVELVKKDGETFVRINDYQKLRDLFGQLLAEIQRIKSEGDYAAARNLVETYAVKVDPELHKEILSRYEKLNLAPYKGFLNPVYEVTTDKDGKITDVKVSYNEGYAEQMLRYGREYSSLPNRNE